CTCCCACCGAGACCGCCTGGATCCAAAGCCGTCTGCCGCCGCGTCCCGGAAGCGCCGGGAGACGTCCCAGCCGCTGCTTCCAGGCGCGCCCGTCCGGTCCGGGAGGATCCAGTATCAGGGATATCGGGAGCACCGCGAGGGAGGCAAGGAAGACGAGGAAGGAATAAATGAACCGCATTCCGGCGCCCCCGCCCCGCCCTGGAGGCGTGAGCGGGGCGCGAGTATAGCCCAGCCCCCCTGCACGGTCAACGCCGGCGGAGGCCCATAACTCTTTCCCCTGCAATTTCTTACATCTCGACCCGCGCGTCCCGCCTTCCCATGGTGGTGCGAAGCTTGTTGCTGGCCAAGTAATTAGTGCTTGTTTATCAGTAAGTTAGCCTATCCTGGCAGTCATTTTGAGAACCTCCCAGAGGACCAAGGGCAATCTGCAACAAGGTTTGCACCACCATGGGGGAGCTACCTATATTGCAGGAAGCAGACGACCGGAGGCCTACGTGAGCCGAGGCACTATCGTCCTCGTCGACGGGGACGCCCAGACCCTGGAATTGATGCGCACGACCCTCGAGCAGGCGATCGGGGACGACCTCGAGCTCGTCTGCGCCAGCTCGTCCGAAGAGGGTCTGGGAAGCCTCTACCGCATCCGCAATGACGGCCACCAGCTCGACCTGGTGATCACCGCGCAGGCCCTTCCGGGCATCCCCGGAATCCGCTTCCTCGAGATCGTCCAGAGCCAGTTCCCCGGTGTCATCAAGATCCTGGTTTCCGAGCGTCCCAGCCTGGAGGAGGCGATGTACGCCTTCAACAACGCCGGATTGGACCGCTATGTCTCCAAGCCCTGGGATCCGGAGGATCTCAAGTTCACCGTTACGTCGCTGCTGCGCCAGGCGGCGATGCGCCGCACCAACGAGCGCCTGCTTGTCGATCTGCAGAAGCGCAACTCGGAGCTGCGCGAGGCGCTGCGCGAGCTGAAGGAAGCCAAGCAGGAGGTGGAAAACAGCTACTTTTCCGCCGTCCAGTCGCTCGCCGTCGCCCTGGAAGCGAAGGACCGCTACACCGCCGGCCATTCGCAGCGCGTCTCGCGCTTCGCCATGATGATCGCCCGCGGATTGGAGCTGCCCGCAGCCGAGGTCCGCACCATCGGCCAGACCGGCCTTCTGCACGACATCGGCAAGATCGGCATGGACGAGCGCGTCCTCAACAAGCCGGGCAAGCTGACGAACGAGGAGTTCGAGATGGTCAAGCAGCACCCGGTTATCGGAGCGCAGATCCTGCTGCCGGTCCGCGCGCTGGAAGGCCACATCTCGGGCATCAAGCACCACCACGAGAGCTGGGACGGCACCGGATACCCCGACGGCTTGAAGGGAGAGACCATCCCGCTGCCGGCGCGCATCATCTGCGTCGCCGACTCCTTCGACGCCATGACCTCCACGCGCCCCTACCGTCCCGGGCGCACTCTCGAAGAGGCGATCCTGGAGCTGCAGCGCTGCGCCGGCGTGCAATTCGATGG
Above is a window of Candidatus Polarisedimenticolia bacterium DNA encoding:
- a CDS encoding HD domain-containing phosphohydrolase encodes the protein MSRGTIVLVDGDAQTLELMRTTLEQAIGDDLELVCASSSEEGLGSLYRIRNDGHQLDLVITAQALPGIPGIRFLEIVQSQFPGVIKILVSERPSLEEAMYAFNNAGLDRYVSKPWDPEDLKFTVTSLLRQAAMRRTNERLLVDLQKRNSELREALRELKEAKQEVENSYFSAVQSLAVALEAKDRYTAGHSQRVSRFAMMIARGLELPAAEVRTIGQTGLLHDIGKIGMDERVLNKPGKLTNEEFEMVKQHPVIGAQILLPVRALEGHISGIKHHHESWDGTGYPDGLKGETIPLPARIICVADSFDAMTSTRPYRPGRTLEEAILELQRCAGVQFDGRCVEAFIAILQREVKPEPLPQNKLAATG